The following nucleotide sequence is from Dyella sp. BiH032.
GGTGCCGTCGCCCTTGATGTCCCAGGAGAAGCCGAAGCGCGGCGCCCACATGTTCTTCATCTTGATGTAGCTGGTGCCGTCGGCGGCCTTGTTGTCGAAGCCGTCGTTGCGGATGCCGGCGTTGAGCAGGAAAGTCGGCGTGATCTGCCAGCTGTCCTCGAGGTAATAAGCCGAATTGGTGGTCTCGAAGGTGCCGGCGATCTCATAGCGGCGGGCACGTACGTAGGCCGTGTAGCCGGCCGGCAGCACACCGCCGGTGTTGTTGATGGTCGAGCCGGGGGTGGCGTAGTAGACGTTGTAGTAGAGCGCGCCGGGGCCGGTGTAATGGCGCTGGTAGATCGACGTGTCCTTCTCGTGGTCGTAGCCGAAGCGCACCAAGTGGTCGCCGAGCTTCCACTCGAAATCGGCGCGTGCCTCTTTGCGGGTGTCGTCGCGCTTCTCGACGGTGGAGTTGGTGGTGCAGCCCAGGGGTACGCCGCCTGGCACGGGCACGGCGTTGGTGACCTTGGTTTCGGCCGCGACGCGGTTGCATTCGATGTCGCTCAACGAACGGGTGAAGGCGTTGCGCTTGTTGCTGCCGTACAGCAGCTTCATCGAGAGGTCGTCGGTGAGGTAGTTGGTATAGGTCAGCGCCCAGTTCTTGCCGCCGGTGTCGGTGAAGATCTTGTTGGTTCTGGCACCGAGCGTACGGGTGTCGAAGTCGTAGTCGTAGACGTCGCCGGTGTTCTTGTTCTTGTCAGAGAACGCCATCAACGACAGCAGATTGTTGTCGTTGATGTGCCAATCGATCGTGGTGCCCCAGAAGCCGTTGTGGGCGCCGTTGCTGGTGAAGGTGGTGCCATCGTCGCTGGTGTTGCGTGGCGAGCTGCCGCGCGCCTCGTACATGGCGAAGAAGAACAGCTTGTCCTTCACGATGGGGCCGGACGCGTAGACGTTGGTCTTCATCAACGAATCGCGGTCCTCGCTGGAGGCGAGGTAGCGGTTGCCTTCGGCGTCATAGCGATTCTTGGGCCTGGCGTGCCAGGCGCCGGGCTCCATGGTCAGTTCGGTGCCCCACTTGAACTGGTTGGTGCCGGAGCGCGCGACGGCATTGATCACGCCGCCGGTGGTGCGGCCGAATTCGACGGAATAGCCACCGGTCTTGACCTGGAATTCCTGATAGAAGGCGAACGGCGCTTCCGAGTAGCCGTTGCGGTTGTAGAAGTCGGTGACGTTCAGGCCGTTCACGTAGATCGCGTTCTCCGCGATCGACGAGCCGCCGAAGGTGAGGCCGCCGAAGCTGGCGTTGCCTTTGTTGACGCCCGGGGCGAGCAGGGCGACCGAAGCGATGTTCTGGTCCACCGGCAGGCGGCGCAGCTCCTCGCGGCTGATATTGACGGCGGACTCCGTGGACGAGACGTCCACGGCGGTGATCACGCTGGTGGCGCTGACGCTGACCCCTTCGAGTTCCTTCACGCCCAGGTTCACGGTGGTGGCGTTACCCAGGGTGACCGTGACTTCCGCCGGCTGCGTGGTGAGGTTGCCGTCCTTGCGGCTTTCCAGCACGTACTTGCCCACCGGCAGGAACGGAATGCGGTAGTTGCCCTTTTCGTCGGCCGTGGTGGTGCGCGACAGGCCTGTGGCCGGATCGCGCACGGTCACCACTGCGCCGGGCTGCGTGCGGCCCACGATGGTGCCGTCATTGTTGGCGGCGTGCGACTGCCAGGCCGGCAGCGCGAAAGCCATGCCAAGGCTCAGACATAGCGCGGTCTTGCGCAGATATCGACTGCTCATCTCCCCCATCTCCCCGTCTCCCCAACGTGATGTCGATGCGTGTGCGGAAAAAGCCTGCTAGCTCCCGGCGCGCCCCCGCGCATCCGGCAGCAGTTGCCACTCGAAGTGGTAATCCCACTGGTTGAAATACAAATTGCCACCCTTCCATTCGACCTCGCCGCGTTGCGAGTCGACGTTGTCGGAGCGGAAATGCTGCTTGGGCGGCGTGAAGGGCTGGCCGAAGTCGCTGTTGAAAGCGATGCGCCAGGCGTCCAGTCCGCCGAGGTAGAACCATTGCAGCGGCGCATCGGCCGCCGAGGCGGAATGCAGCTGGCCGGTGGTGACGTCCATTGGCACCCACCCGTAAGGCGCGAGGTAGACCTGGCCCCAATCGTGGATGTTGTCGTAGCCGTTGTCGGCGAACACCATGCCGGACTGCCAGCGCGCCGGGATGCCGTTGAGGCGCAGCAGCGTGATCAGCAACAGCGTCTGCTGTCCGCAGTCGCCGTGGCCCGCGTGCAGCGTGTAATCGCTGATGTTGCTGATGGTGGAGTACTCGCGCGCGCCGGCCCACGGAATGCGGTCGACCGCGGCGAACAGCTTCTGCACGATGCGGTAGGGGTTCTTCTCCTCGCCCACCGCTTCCTTGGAAAACTTGCGCAGATCGTCGGTGAACACGACATGCGGAGCGCGTTCGGCGACATAAGGCGCCAGTTCCGGCGTGATGCGCGCGGCGGTGACCTTGTCCGGGTCGATCTCGCGGTACTGGGCGGAAAGCGTGACCTCGTAGGTCACCGAGAACACGGTCTTCTCGCCGGCTTTGGCAGCCGGCTGCTCCAGGTACACCGTGCGCATCGGCGCGGAGGCCGGCGCGATCTCATGCTTGGCCGGCACGCTGGCGACGTAGCGCACGTCATCCTGCTGCCCCGGCAGTTCCTGTGGATACGGAATCCAGGCGCGCACCGTCTCGCCCGGCGGCACCGCACCGGCGTCGACCGTGACTGTCTGCGTCATGCGAACGCGATGCGGAAGCACGCTGTTCTTGTGTTCGGCCAGTGCGGCGGCGCGTACCTGGCGGTGGTAGTCGTTGAGCGACTCCATCGGGCCGTCGGTGAGCGGGGTCTTGTCCTTGCGCCGGTCGCGCGCTTCGGCGCTGAGGCGGAACAGATTCCCCGGCGAACGCTTGAAGTAGAGCGTGCGGCCGTCGATGGTCTGGTGTTCGAACAGGTCGGCGGCGTTCCAGCGCGCGAATTCGGCATCGGTGAGGTCGGGAATCTGCTTGCGGACGCGTGCCTTTACCGTCGTTTCGTCGAGCGTGAAATCGAGCAGGATGCGGCGCATCCGTTCGCGCTGGAACAGCCAGTCCTCGCGCGCCTGCGGCGTGAGGCCGGGTTGCGCGAGGGCGTGGTCGATGGCGGCGTCCGCATCCTTGAACCGGCCGGCATCGATCTGGGCGATAGTCTGGCCCAGGTTGGGCGATGCCTTGGTGTCGGCCATGGCCGGGGCGAGGCTCGCCACGCAGAGCGCCAGTGCGAGGGCGGTCCGGCAGAAGCGCGGGGCGGTCGGAGCGACGTATGGCGAATCTGCCGTTTTCACTACGAACACTCCCCGCAAGAAGTTGTTGAAAGCGCTGTGTAGCATGCTTGCAATCCCTGGTCAATAATTTATGCTTTGATCGAAATTGTCAGGAATTAGCTATTCCAAGAAGACCGGATCGCCCGCGTGCGGCCCGGCGTGTGCCGGGATCGGGGGAGGTCGCGGCGGGGCAGGCCTACGAGAGGGGGTTCGATGATCCAGACGGTATGGCCTTACCTGGCGCTGATGCTGTTGGCGGCAGGGGCATTTCCCGCGCTGGAAAGGCAGTTCGGCTGGCGGATCTTCAACGTGCTGCCGCCCATCGTGCTCACCTATCTGCTGGTGACGGCGCTGGCGGTGTCCGGCCTGTGGCGCAACACCGAGGAAATCCAGGCCGCGCAGGCGACCCTGGTGACGCGGATGGTGCCGGCGCTGGTATTCCTGCTGATGATCAATTGCGATCTGCGCGCGATCTTCGCGCTGGGGCCGCGCGTGCTGGCGGTGTTCGCCTGCACCTCGGTGAGCCTGTTCACGGCCTTCGTCCTGACCTATCTGATGTTCCGCCATTGGCTGCCCGGCGATGCCTGGCATCCGCTGGCCGCGCTCAGCGGCAGCTGGATGGGCGGCACGGCGAACATGATCGCGGTGAAGCAGGCGATCGGCATGTCGGACACGCACCTGGCGATGAGCTTGCTCACCGATGCGCTGTGTTACTCGATGTGGGTGGTGGTGCTGTTCTCGGTGGCCCGGCTCGCGCCGGCGTTCAACCGCTGGACGCGCGCGACGTCCAGCGCCGAACTGGTGGTCGCCGAGACCCGCGCCGACAGCGGCCCGACGGCCGACAGCGTGCTGTTGTGGCTGGGCCTGGCGCTGTTGGTGGCGGCCGGTTCGGCGTGGCTGGGCGACCGGCTGCCTGCGTCCGGCATGGTCAGCCCGACCACCTGGACCATCCTGCTCGCCACCGCGTTCGGGCTGCTCGCCGCGCACACGCCGCTGGCGCGACTGCCCGGCGCCGGCAAGATCTCCAGCACGCTGCTGATCGCCGTGGTGGCGGTGCTGGCATCGCAGAGCAACTTCGAGGGGATGGGCCGGGCGCCGCTCTACCTGCTGTGCGGCGTGAGCATCATCGCGATCCAGGCGGTGCTGCTGGCGCTGTTCGCCAAGTTGTTCCGCTTCGATTTGTATCTGTGCGGCATCTCCTCGCTGGCCCACATCGGCGGCGTAGCCGCCACCCCAGTGCTGGCCGCGACGTACGCACGGTCGCTAGTGCCGGTGGGCATCCTGCTGGCGCTGCTGGGCTATATCCTCGGGACCGGCTTCGGGCTGCTGGTGGCTTCGGTGCTGTCCATGCTCGCTTCGTGAGAATGCTTTGACCGGGAAAAGAACCATGCGCCATCCACTCGCCGCCGCCTGCCTGCTCCTGCTGCTTCCGTATGGCTCCGCATTGCACGCGCGCGAAGCTGCGAAGCTGGCGGTGCCGCCGTCGGGCGTCATCGGAGTGGAGCAGGCGCAGCTCAACCCGGCGTTCTGGATAAGGCAGGCGCCCGATGCGGATGCGGTAGTTCTGGACACCAAGGCCATCGCGGCGCGCAACGCCACCCTGTTCAAGGTCGATCCGAGCATGCACGACCTGCATGCGTTGCCGAAGACGATCGACCGCGCGCAGGTGCTCAAGTGGATCGGCGATGTCTCCAAGCGCCCGACGCGAACGCTCTATGACGAAGCCGGCCAGCCGGTGCCTGCGGCCACGATCGACGCACAGCTGGCGGCCTTGGCGCTGGACAAGGTGCCGGACGCACAGAAGACGCGCTTTGGCTTGGTAGTCCGCCGCGCCGCGCTGCGGTCGTTCCCGACCGCGCTGCGCGTCTTCAGTCGCCAGGGTGACACCGACATCGACCGCTTCCAGGAAACGGCGGAGTTCCCCGGCACGCCGGTGGCGATCGTGCACGCCAGCGCGGATGGCCGATGGCTGTTCGTGGTGAGCCCGCGCTACGCGGCCTGGGTGGAGCGCGACGCCGTGGCGGAAGGCGCGCGCGAGCAGGTGCTGGCCTACGCCGACCAGGCGCCATACCGGGTAATCACCGGTGCCGTGGAGCGCACGGTCTACACGCGCGAGCAGCCGGGCGTATCTCAGCTGGCGCTGGACATGGGCGTGCGCGTGCCGCTTGCGCAGGGACTGGCCCCGGACCAGCCGGTAAATGGCCAGCATGCCTATAGTTCGTATGCGCTCGAATTGCCGATCCGCCAGGCGGATGGCTCGCTGGCCTTCAGCCCGGCCTTGCTCCAGAAGCATACCGACAGCTCGGCGGACTACCTGCCGCTGACCCGCGCCAACCTGATCCGCCAGGCTTTCAAGTTCCTCGGCGAGCGCTATGGCTGGGGCCATGCCTACGACGCGCGCGACTGCAGCGGCTTCGTCTCCGATGTCTACCGCAGCATGGGCGTGCAGATGCCGCGCAATACCAGCGCACAGGCGGTCAGCCCGGGGCTGGACCATACCGCGTTCACCGAGCAGGACGGGCGCGAGGTGCGCGAGCGCGCCGTCGAGCAGCTCCAGGTGGGCGACCTGATCTACATCCCGGGGCACGTGATGATGATGCTGGGCCGCATCGACGGCGAGCCGTACGTGATCCACGACACCCAGGGACTCAGCTACCGCGATGGCGGCGCCATGCGCCGGGTCAAGCTCAACGAAGTGTCGGTGACGCCGCTGCGGCCACTGATGTTCAACGACAGGCAGAGCTACATCGACCGCATGACCAGCATCGTGCGCATTCGCTGACGAAACATACAGACCAGAACAACGGACAGACGGACCTCCATGAAAATCACCGACATCCGGTTCGGCATGCTGCGTGTGCCGCTGAAGACTCCCTTCAAGACGGCCCTGCGCACAGTCGAGCGCGTCGAGGACATCGTGGTGATGGTGCATACCGACACCGGCCACATCGGCTATGGCGAGGCGCCGGCCACCGCGGTGATCACCGGCGACACGCACGGTTCGATCGTCGACGCGATCCGCCATTACATCGCGCCGCGCCTGCTCGGGCAGGAGATCGCCGATCTCAACCGGATCACCCAGCTGATCCAGTCTTCCATGGAGAAGAACACCAGCGCGAAGGCGGCGGTCGAGATCGCCGTGTACGACCTGTGGGGCCAGCTCTACGGCGCACCGCTGTACAAGCTGCTGGGCGGCGGCGACCCGGTGATCACCACCGACATCACCATCAGCGTGGACTACATCGACAAGATGGTGGCCGATTCGATCAGCGCGGTGGAGCGCGGCTTCGAATCGCTGAAGATCAAGGTGGGCAAGGACATCGGCGTGGACATCGAACGCGTCAAGGCGATCTATGCGGCGGTGGAGGACCGTGCCTTGCTGCGCCTGGACGCCAACCAGGGCTGGACGGCGAAACAGGCGGTGTACGCGCTGCAGACGCTGGAGGATGCCGGCGTGAAGCTGGAACTGGTCGAGCAGCCGGTGAAGGCGCGCGACCTGGAAGGCATGCGCTATGTCACCGAGCGCGTGCACACGCCCGTCATGGCCGACGAGAGCGTGTTCGGCCCGATGGAAGTGATCGAGCTCATCCGCCTGCGTGCGGCGGACATCATCAATATCAAGCTGATGAAGACCGGCGGCATTTCCAACGCCATTCGCATCGCGGACATCGCGGGATTGCACGGCATCGATTGCATGATCGGCTGCATGCTGGAGACCAGCATCAGCGTGGCCGCGGCCGTGCATGTGGCGGTGGCCAAGGCCGACGTGATCACCAAGGTGGACCTCGACGGCCCGTCGCTGTGCCAGTACAACCCGGTCGACGGTGGGGTGATCTTCAACGAATCGGAGATCTCGGTGACCGACGCGCCGGGACTGGGCATCCGCGAGATCCGCGGCCTCGAGCCGCTCGAGGGCTGACATGTCGCCCCTGGTCAAGATCCGCTCCGAACGGGACCAGATGTCCGCGGTGGAGCGGCGCATCGCCGACTTCATCCTGGAGAACGCGCAACTGCTGCGCGACTACTCGTCGCAGCAGCTGGCCAATGCCTTGGGCATCAGCCAGTCCAGCGTGGTGAAGTTCACCCAGAAGCTGGGCTTCAAGGGCTACCCGGACCTGAAGTACTCGGTGGGCGAGGCGATCGCGCGCGCCGACAACGGCGAAACGGCCGTGGCCGCACGCGAGGTGACCGGCAGCGAGGAAGAGCCGCTGGCCACCAGCTTATGGCGGCGCAAGTCGGAAGCGGAAGAAGCCACGCGGCTGATCAACCCGCCGGACGTGCTGGGCGGCACGGTCGATGCGCTGGCCGCGGCCGGCAAGGTGTTCGTGATCGGCGTGGGCGAGGACGACATCTATTCGCGCGGTTTCGCGCTCAAGCTGTCGATGCTCGGCATTCCCACCGTGCAGAGCTTCGATGTCGCCCGGATGATGGCGAGCATTTCTTCGGGCGGCAAAGGCGATGTGCTGCTGATCTTCTCCGAGCACGGCAATCATCCGGCGCTGTGCAAGATGGGC
It contains:
- a CDS encoding transglutaminase domain-containing protein; amino-acid sequence: MADTKASPNLGQTIAQIDAGRFKDADAAIDHALAQPGLTPQAREDWLFQRERMRRILLDFTLDETTVKARVRKQIPDLTDAEFARWNAADLFEHQTIDGRTLYFKRSPGNLFRLSAEARDRRKDKTPLTDGPMESLNDYHRQVRAAALAEHKNSVLPHRVRMTQTVTVDAGAVPPGETVRAWIPYPQELPGQQDDVRYVASVPAKHEIAPASAPMRTVYLEQPAAKAGEKTVFSVTYEVTLSAQYREIDPDKVTAARITPELAPYVAERAPHVVFTDDLRKFSKEAVGEEKNPYRIVQKLFAAVDRIPWAGAREYSTISNISDYTLHAGHGDCGQQTLLLITLLRLNGIPARWQSGMVFADNGYDNIHDWGQVYLAPYGWVPMDVTTGQLHSASAADAPLQWFYLGGLDAWRIAFNSDFGQPFTPPKQHFRSDNVDSQRGEVEWKGGNLYFNQWDYHFEWQLLPDARGRAGS
- a CDS encoding SH3 domain-containing protein; translation: MRHPLAAACLLLLLPYGSALHAREAAKLAVPPSGVIGVEQAQLNPAFWIRQAPDADAVVLDTKAIAARNATLFKVDPSMHDLHALPKTIDRAQVLKWIGDVSKRPTRTLYDEAGQPVPAATIDAQLAALALDKVPDAQKTRFGLVVRRAALRSFPTALRVFSRQGDTDIDRFQETAEFPGTPVAIVHASADGRWLFVVSPRYAAWVERDAVAEGAREQVLAYADQAPYRVITGAVERTVYTREQPGVSQLALDMGVRVPLAQGLAPDQPVNGQHAYSSYALELPIRQADGSLAFSPALLQKHTDSSADYLPLTRANLIRQAFKFLGERYGWGHAYDARDCSGFVSDVYRSMGVQMPRNTSAQAVSPGLDHTAFTEQDGREVRERAVEQLQVGDLIYIPGHVMMMLGRIDGEPYVIHDTQGLSYRDGGAMRRVKLNEVSVTPLRPLMFNDRQSYIDRMTSIVRIR
- a CDS encoding MurR/RpiR family transcriptional regulator, with the protein product MSPLVKIRSERDQMSAVERRIADFILENAQLLRDYSSQQLANALGISQSSVVKFTQKLGFKGYPDLKYSVGEAIARADNGETAVAAREVTGSEEEPLATSLWRRKSEAEEATRLINPPDVLGGTVDALAAAGKVFVIGVGEDDIYSRGFALKLSMLGIPTVQSFDVARMMASISSGGKGDVLLIFSEHGNHPALCKMGRLFREQHGRLVTVTRHTSNPLRALADLALLVSAHDEQPYVQSIVYQSALQHLLDGLFIRLCEGDERRHAQLLANLERLQLLLEP
- a CDS encoding DUF819 family protein gives rise to the protein MIQTVWPYLALMLLAAGAFPALERQFGWRIFNVLPPIVLTYLLVTALAVSGLWRNTEEIQAAQATLVTRMVPALVFLLMINCDLRAIFALGPRVLAVFACTSVSLFTAFVLTYLMFRHWLPGDAWHPLAALSGSWMGGTANMIAVKQAIGMSDTHLAMSLLTDALCYSMWVVVLFSVARLAPAFNRWTRATSSAELVVAETRADSGPTADSVLLWLGLALLVAAGSAWLGDRLPASGMVSPTTWTILLATAFGLLAAHTPLARLPGAGKISSTLLIAVVAVLASQSNFEGMGRAPLYLLCGVSIIAIQAVLLALFAKLFRFDLYLCGISSLAHIGGVAATPVLAATYARSLVPVGILLALLGYILGTGFGLLVASVLSMLAS
- a CDS encoding carboxypeptidase regulatory-like domain-containing protein, yielding MSSRYLRKTALCLSLGMAFALPAWQSHAANNDGTIVGRTQPGAVVTVRDPATGLSRTTTADEKGNYRIPFLPVGKYVLESRKDGNLTTQPAEVTVTLGNATTVNLGVKELEGVSVSATSVITAVDVSSTESAVNISREELRRLPVDQNIASVALLAPGVNKGNASFGGLTFGGSSIAENAIYVNGLNVTDFYNRNGYSEAPFAFYQEFQVKTGGYSVEFGRTTGGVINAVARSGTNQFKWGTELTMEPGAWHARPKNRYDAEGNRYLASSEDRDSLMKTNVYASGPIVKDKLFFFAMYEARGSSPRNTSDDGTTFTSNGAHNGFWGTTIDWHINDNNLLSLMAFSDKNKNTGDVYDYDFDTRTLGARTNKIFTDTGGKNWALTYTNYLTDDLSMKLLYGSNKRNAFTRSLSDIECNRVAAETKVTNAVPVPGGVPLGCTTNSTVEKRDDTRKEARADFEWKLGDHLVRFGYDHEKDTSIYQRHYTGPGALYYNVYYATPGSTINNTGGVLPAGYTAYVRARRYEIAGTFETTNSAYYLEDSWQITPTFLLNAGIRNDGFDNKAADGTSYIKMKNMWAPRFGFSWDIKGDGTTKLFGNLGRYFLPVANVINIKQAGGLLDQRTYYAFDGWQIMDRNGTQYAIPKLGPQLGGVDVSQGDGKVGDLRSQVDHDMDQVFQDEAILGFQQMLDKSWSWGVSATYRRLHNAIDDMEISATGKCGGDGYIGWVMGNPGKKATVWGDTNCDGVADGWVTVDTAKEGWAMYDADGNYLGQRGWVKPKRTYTALELQVDRAWDNKWAFNASYTLSWNRGNAEGPVNSDTNFDDTGRTENFDDPWVNYGGEGYLPNDHRHQLKLRGTYALTPNWQFGGDLTVLSGGPVTGFGVGNPFDATNYHSYYICVANCSSDRSEDRVYERSPRGKYGTMPWTYNLGASVTYLRSLGDTGQLRVKFAVYNLFNQQRTVAVDQDLQTSISNDTNPTFRQPLRFQAPRFAQLTVSVDF
- a CDS encoding dipeptide epimerase, whose amino-acid sequence is MKITDIRFGMLRVPLKTPFKTALRTVERVEDIVVMVHTDTGHIGYGEAPATAVITGDTHGSIVDAIRHYIAPRLLGQEIADLNRITQLIQSSMEKNTSAKAAVEIAVYDLWGQLYGAPLYKLLGGGDPVITTDITISVDYIDKMVADSISAVERGFESLKIKVGKDIGVDIERVKAIYAAVEDRALLRLDANQGWTAKQAVYALQTLEDAGVKLELVEQPVKARDLEGMRYVTERVHTPVMADESVFGPMEVIELIRLRAADIINIKLMKTGGISNAIRIADIAGLHGIDCMIGCMLETSISVAAAVHVAVAKADVITKVDLDGPSLCQYNPVDGGVIFNESEISVTDAPGLGIREIRGLEPLEG